A stretch of Babesia bigemina genome assembly Bbig001, chromosome : III DNA encodes these proteins:
- a CDS encoding 60S ACIDIC RIBOSOMAL PROTEIN FAMILY MEMBER, putative, whose product MEKLQSVPTGGVAAAPAGGAAPAAGDAPAESKKAEPEPEEEEDDMGFSLFD is encoded by the coding sequence ATGGAGAAGCTCCAGAGCGTGCCCACTGGTGGTGTGGCTGCCGCACCTGCCGGCGGAGCTGCCCCCGCTGCAGGTGACGCGCCCGCTGAGTCCAAGAAGGCCGAGCCTGAGCCcgaagaggaggaggatgaCATGGGTTTCTCACTATTCGACTGA